A single region of the Biomaibacter acetigenes genome encodes:
- a CDS encoding CdaR family protein, with translation MGKFFSSDLAIKIISVVAALVMWMYVMNEQNPQVTYVVRDVPVKLTNLDQNKFVLLDDSQKFFVNVKVKGRRSLIADLKPQDIDAEVNLRGRMEGENLLPVSVSVPGNIELLDFSPKEIMVSLDGIIEEQMPVSVDVKGVPVEGFDWAQATAKPQAVVVKGPRSRVNAIKTVSAQVDISGKDATVVTTLPLRVLDSQGKEQKDISFRPDMVEVTVPIVPVSSVSITPNIKGAPLEGYIIKDVRVEPPMISVTAPREILNQLQTVSTEPLSIQGYAQTITKEVKLALPRGVKTFNQTLKTFGENSNTVRVTVEIEKLSSRSLNLGPNDISIKDLPLDLQAEMENKAIILTVNGPESIIDRVNNNIIKVYVDAAGLSEGEHTLKIHAEAPMPYIIQKIEPDVIKVTIRRI, from the coding sequence ATGGGTAAGTTTTTTTCAAGCGACCTTGCGATAAAGATAATATCCGTAGTAGCAGCCCTTGTCATGTGGATGTACGTGATGAACGAGCAAAATCCCCAGGTTACCTATGTGGTGAGAGATGTGCCGGTTAAACTCACAAACCTTGACCAGAATAAGTTCGTACTGCTTGATGATTCTCAGAAATTCTTTGTAAATGTAAAAGTCAAGGGCCGCCGCAGCTTGATAGCGGACTTAAAACCCCAGGATATAGATGCAGAGGTAAACTTGAGGGGCCGCATGGAAGGAGAAAATCTGCTTCCGGTGAGCGTAAGCGTGCCGGGGAACATAGAACTGCTGGACTTTTCCCCAAAAGAAATCATGGTGTCACTGGATGGCATCATCGAAGAACAGATGCCGGTTTCGGTAGATGTGAAGGGGGTGCCCGTCGAAGGGTTTGACTGGGCACAAGCCACGGCCAAACCGCAGGCAGTGGTGGTAAAAGGTCCTAGAAGCCGTGTAAATGCCATTAAGACTGTATCTGCCCAGGTAGATATATCCGGTAAAGATGCTACCGTTGTGACTACATTGCCTTTAAGAGTACTGGATTCCCAGGGGAAAGAACAGAAAGATATTTCATTCAGGCCCGATATGGTAGAGGTAACTGTGCCCATAGTGCCTGTGAGCAGTGTATCTATTACCCCCAACATAAAGGGAGCCCCTCTCGAAGGATATATTATAAAGGATGTGCGAGTAGAACCGCCGATGATATCGGTAACAGCACCGCGGGAAATCTTGAATCAGCTTCAGACTGTAAGCACGGAACCCTTGAGTATTCAGGGATATGCCCAGACTATTACGAAAGAAGTAAAACTAGCTTTGCCCAGAGGAGTGAAGACTTTTAATCAGACCCTTAAGACCTTTGGCGAAAACAGCAATACTGTTAGAGTAACGGTGGAGATAGAAAAACTATCTTCCAGGTCTTTAAACCTGGGACCCAACGATATCAGCATAAAAGATCTTCCTTTAGACTTGCAGGCGGAAATGGAAAATAAAGCCATAATATTGACAGTGAATGGTCCTGAGAGTATTATTGATAGAGTAAACAATAATATAATAAAAGTTTATGTGGATGCAGCGGGGCTTTCCGAGGGTGAACATACCCTTAAAATCCATGCGGAGGCTCCAATGCCCTACATCATACAGAAAATTGAGCCAGATGTAATAAAGGTTACCATCCGGCGCATATAG